The sequence GCCGGATGGATGGGACCAATCTACCACTTTCTTGGTCTCTCGGTGGGGTTTATCGCCCATGATCAGAGTGCGCTGTTCGATCCTGATTATATCGACCCCAATGCCAATCCTGAAGATCAGCGTCTCGTTCACTGGCGGCCATGCACGCGCCGCGAAGCCTACCTGGCTGACATCACCTACGGTACCAACAACGAGTTCGGCTTCGACTACCTGCGCGACAATATGGCTTACGAGAAGTCGCAGCTCGTGCAGCGTGAATTGCATTATGCCATCGTCGATGAAGTAGACAATATCTTGATCGACGAAGCACGTACTCCGTTGATTATCTCCGGCCCGGCCCAGAAATCTTCGGATCTGTACCGCCAGATGGCCCAACTCGTGCGCCAGTTACGTCGTTCTTCGGTATCGGCCAAGCAGGTGAAAGAAGAGGGTTTGGAACCGGATGGCGACTTTTTCATCGACGAACGCACAAAGAGCATCTATCTGAGCGAAAAGGGGATCGAGAAGCTCGAACGGCTCCTCCGTATTCCACCGGGTGAAAGTCTCTTCGACCCTGAACATTACGAAAAGATGCACTATATTGAGAATGCGCTCAAAGCGCAATTTATCTACCAGCGTGATCGCGATTACATGGTTACACCAAACGGTGAAGTGGTGATCATTGACGAATTCACCGGGCGGGCAATGCCAGGACGACGCTGGAGTGATGGTCTCCATCAGGCAATCGAGGCTAAAGAAGGGGTGGCAATTAAGAACGAAAATGTAACGCTGGCCACCATTACCTTCCAGAACTATTTTCGTATGTACAAAAAGCTGGCCGGTATGACCGGTACCGCCTACACCGAACGCGAGGAGTTTGCCAAAATCTACAATCTTGAGGTTGTGGTCATCCCAACGCACAAGCCGATGATCCGTGAGGACCTGCCCGATCAAATTTACGCAACCGAAGAAGCGAAGTTCAAAGCGGTATTGCGTGAAGTGCAAGAAATGCACGAGATTGGACGTCCGGTTCTCATCGGCACCACGTCGGTTGAAACCTCTGAGCGCCTCAGCGCGATGTTAAAACAGGCTGGCATCCCGCACAACGTGCTTAATGCCAAGCACCATGAACGCGAAGCTGCCATCATTGCCCAGGCCGGTCGGAAAGGTGCCGTCACAGTCGCGACCAATATGGCCGGTCGTGGTACAGACATCTTGCTCGGTGGGAATCCCGATGGCCTGCTTGAAGAGTTTCTGCGCAAAGAAGGTCTCACCCTTGAAACGGCTACACCGGAACAGAAGCGAGTAGCCTGGGAGAAAGCCCGCGCTCAGACCGAAGCCGAAGGTGAAGAGGTGCGTCGGCTTGGCGGCCTACACGTCATCGGTACCGAACGGCACGAGGCCCGCCGGATCGATAACCAGCTCCGAGGTCGTGCCGGTCGACAAGGTGATCCGGGATCATCACGCTTCTTCCTTTCGCTCGAAGACGAACTACTGCGTCGTTTCGGGCCAGTAGATCGGATCAAGCGTTTAATGGAGCGCTTTGTCGACTCCGATGTGCCCTTGCAAGCTGGTCTGCTCGACCGCACCATCGAGAGCGCACAAACCCGTGTTGAAGGGTATAACTTCGATGTGCGCAAGCACACCGTCGAATTCGACGATGTGATGAATAAGCAGCGGCAGATCATCTATGCTGACCGTAGGGCTATCCTTGATGAAGCGGACATGCGTGAGCGCGTGCTTGATCTGATCGCTGAAGAGATCCAACGGCAAATTGATGATCACCTGGTAGAAGGTTTTGGGGAAGCGGAGCTGACTGACTTACTGCGTGCTTATCGTCGGATCAATCCAACATTGCCACCCTCGGTTACGGCTGAAACGCTACAAGGAAAAACGAAAGAGGAGATCGAACAGTACCTGCTTGATCATCTTGAGACAACATATGCCGAGCGCGAGAAGGCAGTTACCCCCGATGTAATGCGTACCATTGAACGACGGGTCATGCTCGGCGCGATTGATCGGCAGTGGGTCGATTACCTGACGGCAATGGACGAGCTGCGGCAAAATATTTTGCTGCAAGCATACGCGCAACGTGATCCGCTGGTGGAATTCAAGCGCGAATCGTTCCGCATGTTCGATGAGCTAAAGCAGAACATTGCCCGCGATATTGTTCACAACATTATTCCAGCTACATTCCAGTACGAAGCGTATCTACGCCAGATCGCCGAAGAGCAGGCGCGTCGTCTGGCAACTGCCCGCACGAGCGGTAACGGTAGTACCGAGACATCACGTAAGCCGCAGCGACGGACGACACCCCAGATTGGTCGTAATGATCCATGTCCATGCGGTAGTGGCAAGAAGTTCAAGCATTGCCATCTCGGGCGTGAGCACGAGTTAGCGGCTTTGCAGAACTCAGAATCAGCAGCCAGGCCGTCACAAGCAGTTCGTGCTACCCGTTCAACGGTCGCCGAAGAAGCAACCAAGATTCGGGACGCCATTGAGAGTGGGCAATTACCGTCACCCAAAACAACACCACGTGGTCGGCAATCGTCAGCAGTACCGCGCGGCAAAAAGCGGTAAACCATCGTCAGAATGGCAGCTATCATTGCAGAAGGGGCGGGCAGGGAAACCCAACCCGTGGTTGTGTGTATGGCGTCGTATTCATCACAGAATACGAGATAGTACAATTTTGGAAGGACCATTCGCCAATAAAGGAGGGGCACGGCGGTATTGTGCCCCTGATGAATCCCGGCCACATCTTCCATTCCGCCAACACCATCGATACGGTCAACGTAGACGATACGATTGATCCAGTCAGTGGTACCGCCCTCCGTCCGTCATAACGATTTACCGTATCACATTGCGAAAAACGACAAGTAAAAGATCAGGAAAAAGATAAAAGACACTACATTTGCAAGCAATGCTGCCATATAGCAGGCCGCTGCCCGGCGCTTGCGAATCAGCATAAACACGAAACCCTCAACCACTACAGCCAGCGCAAACGCTGCTACTATTACGACTAGTGGGTTCTCTAGGGACAGTATTAATTGACCGAGCAATCCAATGACGACCGATGAAACTATACTGGCAATCGCTGCATCCCCCAAGGCTCTGAACAGCGGTTGCCACTTGATCTGCACCAGCGTCAGCCATTCCAACAGCAGCATCAAGATCAGCAGACCAACACCTATCGGACTAAGTAGAAGTTCGGTGAAGGGAAACATTGATTCAACCTTTAGACAATACACCGTACCGACAGTAGACCGACATTATAGTGGATCATTGTGATAACTTGTTAAACGCCGGGCCAGGCTACCGGCCAAGTTCAACGCTGCCGCAAAGGTTCGATCACGACTTAGGAGGCGTAATTCGCTACTCAGGAGATCGGTCAGCGTTACGGGATCAACCTTTACCATTCGTTCAATTGGGGGAGTAGCGGCAACAGTTGCCCGTGTACGGGCATGACCTGCATCGTCAGTCTGCTCAACTACGAACTCGGCCCGCTGATTATCGACTGCCCGCAGCACAACGCTCGCCAGACCCGCTCTGGACGGAGATAACGATGGCCGTATTTCAACACTTACCAGCCGAATGGCTGCCGGCCCAACGCCGACCGCAGGACGACGCAAGTACAACCGAATAGTCTCACCTTCAACACCAACGGCTTCTTCAAGCGGCGCCCATTTCAGACAACTGGCTAACCAGCCGACAAAGAGCAGGGCTGCAACCGGATTCACCACTGTACCGGTAGCATACTCGATCACGATCTCATCGATCCGATGCAAGTGCGGTAAGAAGGTACGGCTATCGAAGAACTGGGCCACCAACTCACGCCAGGGGGTTAGACGAGTCCACCCCAGATCGCTCACTGCTGGCGCACCGTTTGCCTTTTGCTCAAAGGTTGCCAGCTCGGCCAGCTCTGCTAACGGTTCAGCGAACGTTGTTGAATCGACAATGACTCGATCACACAACCGATACAGGCGTTGTACCAATGGTTGAGCGAACGGTTGAGGACCAGGCGCCCACAGGACAACCGGCAGATCAGGAACTAACAACGGCAACACCAGACCGGCCAGTTGCCCAGCCGGCGTTCCACGAGCACTGATCGTAATTTGTTCACCACATACCTGGGTACGGCCAGCATTGGTAAGCGTACAGAGCGCTTGCACCTGAGCCTGCACCTCGGTTGTCGTACCGGGACGGTCGATGACAATCACTGTACGATTGGGATGCTGTGCAGTCAA comes from Chloroflexus sp. Y-396-1 and encodes:
- the secA gene encoding preprotein translocase subunit SecA, giving the protein MLNFLRRLLGDSNEKELRRLQPIVDEINRLAPAFAALSDAELRAKTDEFRKRLADGETLDDILPEAFATVREAATRTIGLRHYDVQLIGGIVLHQGKIAEMKTGEGKTLVATLPLYLNALEGKGVHLVTVNDYLAKVGAGWMGPIYHFLGLSVGFIAHDQSALFDPDYIDPNANPEDQRLVHWRPCTRREAYLADITYGTNNEFGFDYLRDNMAYEKSQLVQRELHYAIVDEVDNILIDEARTPLIISGPAQKSSDLYRQMAQLVRQLRRSSVSAKQVKEEGLEPDGDFFIDERTKSIYLSEKGIEKLERLLRIPPGESLFDPEHYEKMHYIENALKAQFIYQRDRDYMVTPNGEVVIIDEFTGRAMPGRRWSDGLHQAIEAKEGVAIKNENVTLATITFQNYFRMYKKLAGMTGTAYTEREEFAKIYNLEVVVIPTHKPMIREDLPDQIYATEEAKFKAVLREVQEMHEIGRPVLIGTTSVETSERLSAMLKQAGIPHNVLNAKHHEREAAIIAQAGRKGAVTVATNMAGRGTDILLGGNPDGLLEEFLRKEGLTLETATPEQKRVAWEKARAQTEAEGEEVRRLGGLHVIGTERHEARRIDNQLRGRAGRQGDPGSSRFFLSLEDELLRRFGPVDRIKRLMERFVDSDVPLQAGLLDRTIESAQTRVEGYNFDVRKHTVEFDDVMNKQRQIIYADRRAILDEADMRERVLDLIAEEIQRQIDDHLVEGFGEAELTDLLRAYRRINPTLPPSVTAETLQGKTKEEIEQYLLDHLETTYAEREKAVTPDVMRTIERRVMLGAIDRQWVDYLTAMDELRQNILLQAYAQRDPLVEFKRESFRMFDELKQNIARDIVHNIIPATFQYEAYLRQIAEEQARRLATARTSGNGSTETSRKPQRRTTPQIGRNDPCPCGSGKKFKHCHLGREHELAALQNSESAARPSQAVRATRSTVAEEATKIRDAIESGQLPSPKTTPRGRQSSAVPRGKKR
- a CDS encoding glucose-6-phosphate dehydrogenase assembly protein OpcA, whose amino-acid sequence is MSEAAIDIGAIERELRQMWQEQAIHPNAGGQAVIRALTLNLIARAPDDAWAEQILSVAPGLTAQHPNRTVIVIDRPGTTTEVQAQVQALCTLTNAGRTQVCGEQITISARGTPAGQLAGLVLPLLVPDLPVVLWAPGPQPFAQPLVQRLYRLCDRVIVDSTTFAEPLAELAELATFEQKANGAPAVSDLGWTRLTPWRELVAQFFDSRTFLPHLHRIDEIVIEYATGTVVNPVAALLFVGWLASCLKWAPLEEAVGVEGETIRLYLRRPAVGVGPAAIRLVSVEIRPSLSPSRAGLASVVLRAVDNQRAEFVVEQTDDAGHARTRATVAATPPIERMVKVDPVTLTDLLSSELRLLSRDRTFAAALNLAGSLARRLTSYHNDPL